The DNA segment GAGGGGTCACTACGCTTTTTCGTCTGTGAGACTACCGACTCGCCTGAACCAATCAAACTACGTACCTCATCCGAAAACCCGCCTGCTTCTCTATCACTATGGACAATGCTGGCCTTGCTCATATCGTTATCATCACCGGCTTTTCCCTCATTAACACTCTCATTATGGCTAACATCCGTATAATTGAGTTTGGGCAGACTGGGTAATTTTGAGACCCTCTGTTTATGATTTCCAGCCTCTTTCGTGCTATCATCGGAGGAGTAATTATATTCGTCACTACTGTCCCATCCAGCACCGTCATAACTGGCTTGTGATGCGCTAACCCACCTATACGACTTCTTTCTACCAACCTGTTCAGTACTcataattgaaaatgatctATTCGTCGCCTACACAATACGATACTTATCAAACTAAGGACTTATCCGCAATTCAACGAATGCGGCTTTGTATTTATCTATGCTAACCCAGATATGGCAGCGACATTTACACAGGACTGGTTCCTTAATTGCCTTTAAGAATTCTCGGCATGAGCCGACCTGACTTGCTACCCGGCAAATAGAAAGAATCGTGTCATTTAACATGTAAGTATTATCGTCGCCACATGAGTCGTTCTAAGAAATTCCTATTTATCTCCAAATTGCAATGCGCCAAGTTATTTATCCCATGATGGTAGGAACATGAATAATTAGTAGTCGTGtgttatttatttatctAGATGGAATGAGCTATTGTTAtattccttcaattttcaGAAGTTTTGTTACTAGTGCCAGTATCCGCGGGGTGGCTAGCACGATAGGCAGCGGCAGCAGCTTCCCCTGCTTGCATGGCAttcttttgcatttttttgcctGCAATCTTCATACAAAATGGCATCAAGGATGTATTGAGGACAACCCATGCCACAAGAATACCGTAATTTCTTCccattttcctctttgtcaagttcaaaaaaatcacttTGTAGATATCAACAGCATTGTGAATTGGCATCATGTAACCGTACCTATAAAAATTGTTGTTCAAAGCCATTGGATAAAACGAGGAagatatattcaaaataatcCATGTAATCAGCCAAATACTCAAATATGGAGGACAATAAGCTATGATTAAGCTCAGTACGTTTTCATTGGCGCCACCAACAGCCAACATTACTAACCATGTAGACATCCAGTATACCACAAACCCTCCCTTACCAAAGGCAGGGGTGAAATCAATTCTAAAGATTGCTGACACAGTGCAGAATCCAAGcgaaaggaaaaaaaaagttgccCAGGAAATTAATAATCTATAGATCAAAATATGCTTTGGCCTCAGTACTTTGGCAATTTCTCCATGCAATTTACCGTATAGCGCCAGTTGTAACACTGTTAATATAATACAATAAATTAAACCAACCTGTAAAGGGGCCATTAGGATACGATCTGTGAAGGGACGATGATCATTgtaagaaaacaataattgGCCTGCACTCGCCCAATTCTCTGGGTTCACACTAGCATCGTTGTCATTGGAAGTAACGTTGCTCATCAATGAGGGAAGATATTCCCTGACATagtatttttgaaacctgGTCTCCAGTTGCTGCATTAGGGGTAGAATGGTTGATTTCACACTTGATGGATCACGACCACTTTCAAACAAAGactcaaaaaaatctgaCGAGTTGAACTGAGAGTTCGCATCACGGCTAGTCAGAGAATTGTACAAGGAGTCTGTGGCATTTGGTTTAACATTCAATGCCAACCAATATTTCTCGCCATATATCAAATCCACCACTTTTTCGTCAATCTCGTCGGAATTCCTCGAGCCAAATTTCCCATTAAATGATGACgcattatatatatgccATGTTCCAGGTATAGAAGCTAGCAGGGAGGGTATGATGGCAGAGATAGACTGTACAGAACTGTTAGATGGCACGTCCTGCAACACAACAACATTATTGACTTTGTGAAAGTAGCGTTTTGTATCGTAACAGGCCCCCCAATAGATCGATATAATTGAGATACAAATACAggcaatgaaaaagttaTTAGTCACAAAAGTtaacaatattttcttcctctgtTTTCGCAACCTCGGAGAAAAGAGACCAGTTTGTATCCTTTTCAAAGCACCACCATCGTTAGACCCTCCGTCCCCTTTGAATGACGATGAGGATTTCTCATCAGGAGGGCGAAAGTCCTCCAATGATTCCGCTAATTCAGACGAACGAAAAGAGCCCTCAGCAAAACGCTGCTCAACGATATCCCTGCCACCCATAAACGCAGCGGCAGCTTCGAAAGTAGGATCCTCAATGTATGGTGACTCTTCACCGTCAGCAACTCTTATCGTACTCATTTATTGTACAGCTATTTACGCCTACAACTGAGCCCAGATTTAAAGGatatataaagaaataatggTAACAAGAAACGAAATATGAGGCTGgatatatatgaataaaGACTATTCGTATACAGGTGCGTCCCTTAGCAGCACTAAGATATAAATATCGTACTATGAAATCCGTTCTTTGGCTAAATCTCTGTGCCATTATGTAATATGTAATCCATCAATCAAACCAATTCATGGCGCACGCCCTTTTTTATCTTGGTCTCGGATTATACTACGGCCGGCTGTAAGCAGTGGATTAcgaaaatgcaaaaaaaacccCACGTATATACGCGGAAATAGGAGAGGTGAAGGGGTAACatacttttttctcaacatttctttttcttctggatTTTTTCACCTCTTCGAGATTTACCTGCATAACGGTGAAAAGGATGACAAAAAGGTGATGTGGATGGGAGAATAAATATATAGAATCATGACAGAACGGAAGAGGTAGGCTGATCGTTTGACACGCCATCTGGTAAAGAACTTCGATACGGATTTGCGTGATGCCTAATGCTAGAGCCGCACAAAGTGCCTCTACTTTTCCACCGAAGATAGTAAATGTGGTTCACCAAGCGCTGAAAGCCCGACTCTTAGGCGCTAGCATAATCCATTCAGGGTTCGATAGTTTGGATTCTGTACTGAACCTGCAATTCAGACTCCATTACCATGTTATTGGCTCGAGAAAGCTTGCAAAGGCCGTTTGCGATGTGTTGTTGAAGGACAGCAAACGATTAGAGGAAAACCTAAGTATGATGGAGGAATTGAATGACTATCCTGAGATTGCAAGACTGGTTGAGAGGATTTTGTTCAATTGCTTCGGTATGCTTCTCTTCTACAGGGGCCAATTCCAGGAATCGCAGCGCTATTTGCTgcattctttgaaaatccaCAATGACACCACGTCACAAGATGCAACGCCAATGAAACAGTACGACCAATATTTGATCCTGGAAAACCTATACTATCGTGGTCTAGTTTCTCAAGACACGAACATCATGCAAAATATCTTCTACAAGGAACTGCTAACCCACGTAAACACAATTCCTCAGGAATCAAATGGTCTTCTTTTCGAATACATCAATATGATTGTCGCAAAGCTCAGGTTCAGTCAAATTCAGGACTTGGCGGATAATTTCAAAACTACCGCCGATAGCcccttcattcttttcctctACGTTATGAAGGAATTCCAAACGCCTTCTCAAAAACATTTTGATAATGACGATCTTTACTTGAAGTTGGGTCAGAATATCTTATCAAGAACGAAATTCCCCGCCGCAGGCGAGGCAAATAACGAAAACTTGGAGCATTTCAACGTTTTTTTACAGtattatttcaaattcacgtacataaaaaatacaaaagtGAACCCCGGCTGGTATAGTTTCATAGTCTCTTCTATGGAGAAAACTTTCCAAAGTATAGAGATTTCGAAAACAGCAATGatccttttccaaaatctAAGCAGAAACAACAGCAATGATGAAATACacaaaaattctttcaaaagagaatcTATACTAAATTTTGCTAACTTTGTGAAATACAACGACAAGTACTACCAGTTGAACGACAAATCCCATCGCGACATCATTTCTCTCATAGACGCCTATGCCTTCATTTTGCAAGATTCCTCCAAAGTGGATTCCATCGAAAATCTTTTCGATTACGATAACACTGTTTCTACATTTGCGGCTTCCTTGAATTCCTTTTATAAAGAGTATAATTTGCCATTGATGAGTCAGACGGAATCCTTAGATTGGTTAGAAAATAGCACCAGATGCGTATATCCAGAAAATATTTCGGAAATTCTGGTCAATGCATGGTCGACTTTGTACGAGATTAGAAAGTTCCAACTGGATTTTCTTATATCTAACGATTTGACTTCATATTTATGTAATGCAATGATGTTGTCAACAAAGGAGAAAGAAATTGCTACTGACAAAGAGAATGCACAGGGAGAGGAAGAGGAGACGCTGCGCGAGTTACAGTTCAAGTTTTCTTACACTCTTGCACAACAAAGGCATATCGAAGCTGCAATCAAAACCCTAGAATCACTAATCTTAAGCAGAAATCCAAACTACTACAAAGCCTGGCACTTATTGGCTCTTTGTAGATCTGTTCAAGAGGACAAGGAAATATCGTACAAAATTGTTTGCTCCGTTCTAGAAGCCATGAGCGagagttttcaaaataatacTTTACTCATAAACGATAGATGGCAATTCATTCATCTGAAATTAACTCAGGTGGCTATTATTGAGGAAATTTTCGGCACTTTGGAAGCATTGGAGACGCTTCCGGAAGTCTTTGAGCTATACACAACATTGTTCCCAGATTCACAACCTGAGTTAAACAGCATGGGTCCTAAGTATTCTCAAACTAAAGAATATCTCCTACAAATGATTTGGATCTTTGCCGCAAATATGTACATGAGAACAAAAGACAATGATTCGGACGCAAAAGCTGCCATCAAAGAAGCCATACATGTTGAAAGTAAATTCAAGAATCTAAATTGTAATATTGCCAATGGTTATTtatcaataataaaaaatgaaccAAATGTTGCCCTAAAG comes from the Saccharomyces kudriavzevii IFO 1802 strain IFO1802 genome assembly, chromosome: 7 genome and includes:
- the YPP1 gene encoding Ypp1p (similar to Saccharomyces cerevisiae YPP1 (YGR198W); ancestral locus Anc_5.142), translating into MPNARAAQSASTFPPKIVNVVHQALKARLLGASIIHSGFDSLDSVLNLQFRLHYHVIGSRKLAKAVCDVLLKDSKRLEENLSMMEELNDYPEIARLVERILFNCFGMLLFYRGQFQESQRYLLHSLKIHNDTTSQDATPMKQYDQYLILENLYYRGLVSQDTNIMQNIFYKELLTHVNTIPQESNGLLFEYINMIVAKLRFSQIQDLADNFKTTADSPFILFLYVMKEFQTPSQKHFDNDDLYLKLGQNILSRTKFPAAGEANNENLEHFNVFLQYYFKFTYIKNTKVNPGWYSFIVSSMEKTFQSIEISKTAMILFQNLSRNNSNDEIHKNSFKRESILNFANFVKYNDKYYQLNDKSHRDIISLIDAYAFILQDSSKVDSIENLFDYDNTVSTFAASLNSFYKEYNLPLMSQTESLDWLENSTRCVYPENISEILVNAWSTLYEIRKFQLDFLISNDLTSYLCNAMMLSTKEKEIATDKENAQGEEEETLRELQFKFSYTLAQQRHIEAAIKTLESLILSRNPNYYKAWHLLALCRSVQEDKEISYKIVCSVLEAMSESFQNNTLLINDRWQFIHLKLTQVAIIEEIFGTLEALETLPEVFELYTTLFPDSQPELNSMGPKYSQTKEYLLQMIWIFAANMYMRTKDNDSDAKAAIKEAIHVESKFKNLNCNIANGYLSIIKNEPNVALKEFETVLYYDENNLDALIGFAALIFPEELDKEERNLESYYTLSLDKKPTKSARLTFVNETDRSAAYARLKFLLECAILESVEAYHCPDVWWYLSLIYEKYQDDEYKSSLLKCVKYQELNPIRSLRYCNY
- the SNG1 gene encoding Sng1p (similar to Saccharomyces cerevisiae SNG1 (YGR197C) and YJR015W; ancestral locus Anc_5.143) is translated as MSTIRVADGEESPYIEDPTFEAAAAFMGGRDIVEQRFAEGSFRSSELAESLEDFRPPDEKSSSSFKGDGGSNDGGALKRIQTGLFSPRLRKQRKKILLTFVTNNFFIACICISIISIYWGACYDTKRYFHKVNNVVVLQDVPSNSSVQSISAIIPSLLASIPGTWHIYNASSFNGKFGSRNSDEIDEKVVDLIYGEKYWLALNVKPNATDSLYNSLTSRDANSQFNSSDFFESLFESGRDPSSVKSTILPLMQQLETRFQKYYVREYLPSLMSNVTSNDNDASVNPENWASAGQLLFSYNDHRPFTDRILMAPLQVGLIYCIILTVLQLALYGKLHGEIAKVLRPKHILIYRLLISWATFFFLSLGFCTVSAIFRIDFTPAFGKGGFVVYWMSTWLVMLAVGGANENVLSLIIAYCPPYLSIWLITWIILNISSSFYPMALNNNFYRYGYMMPIHNAVDIYKVIFLNLTKRKMGRNYGILVAWVVLNTSLMPFCMKIAGKKMQKNAMQAGEAAAAAYRASHPADTGTSNKTSEN